The nucleotide sequence aaattagattttatagAAATATGACTCAGATACATTGAAAATCGACATATAGAAAAATGATATTGAAGTTCACCTCTTGGGCATTCTCAAAGTTTATGCTTGATTTAGGAAGTTCTCAACTTTAAAAGgcatttttagaaaattattagaCTTTTAAAAGACATAGTTTTTAAAAgacattaaaattatatatatatatatatatatatatatatatatatatatatatataatccgaGATGCCCATGTGCTACGCTAAAATTGCAGTGTGCCAACTAAAACCCTAAGTCCCTTACTAAAGCCCGTTGATTCCTCTCGCTTGCCTCCTTGCTGAGGCCCTGCGAGAAAAGAGATCTCAGCCATGGCCGGCCGATGCCTTGGCACTCTCGCCCGGCATGTACGGGCTCGTCTCATCTCCACTGCTGCTCTGGAGATCCCACAAACCTCCGTGATCCTTCGATCCCTCGATCTCGCAATCAATCCAGGCTCACCTTTGAATCTCCAACACGCTCCAGTGCGAGTCCGCTCTCTCAGTTTGATTCGTGTCGCTAGCCCTCGATTTTTTTCTTCCCGTCCAACGAATTCTTCAGACGAGGAGGAAGATGACGCTGAATACGAAGAAGGAGATGAGGAGTACGAGGAAGAGGAGACAGAACATACATTGGGTCCAAAAAGCATCGGACAAAGTGGAAAAACAGAGGAAGAGAAGGTTGCAGAGGCGGCTGAGATTGGATATAACGTGATCGGCCCACTGGATTCGTCGGAGAATCCGTTCAAGTCATACGAACCATATTTCGCTGTTGTTCAGGTAAATATAGACTGCCGTCTTGCTTTCGTTTTTGACTTCATGGTATTATTTTTGATGCATAGAATCTTGAAAGTTCTCCCTTTTTTGTTGCCCATAGATTGGTTCCCATCAGTTCAAAGTCAGCAATGGAGATTCCATTTTCACTGAAAGACTCAAGTACTGTGAGGTTAACGATAAGGTAAGTGCCTTCGAACATATAGTCAAGACTGCGTGTTTCAATTGTTGCCTTCCTTGCGATTAGTTTAGTGTTTTATCTCTCAATTAAAATTACTGGTTCTTTTCTTCATTCGAAGCTTGTCTCTCATGTTGGGTTGGCTCATAGCTGGACCTGCACTCGGTTCAATTACACAACCTTTGCATGTGGCCAACAGACAATGTATCCATTTTAAAGACGTTTTATATGGTTTTTAGGTTGATGTTGTGGCATTCCACCTCAAGTTGCATGCTAAGATGAAATAGTGCCTCAGGATGCAGCGAACGAATATTGTGGGCTAAGTAGCTTGCAAAGAATAAGATTGGAAGAGCTTTTGGTGTTGTGCAAGGGCAGGGGCTAGGGAAAGTCTTTCTTATTTCTGCGTCAGCATTAGGAGAAGAGTTTAGGGTAATTGAGAGGGGGCTTCTTCTACATGGTGTGGGTTGCATTATGTCCTAGTTTTTTTAGACTTCTGTTTCTATGTCATATACACTTCTAGTTTATTTGTGAATATGGGCTTAGGCTAAACAATGGTTGCTCACTGGTGTTCCTTTGTTATGCATGTGTTTGTTGCCTTGTTTGCGGTCATTCAGTTACTAACAAGGCCTTAGGTGAATTGTCTTGGCGCACCATTTCTGATAAAAAAGGGATGGTTTTAGATGATAGATAATGGGGTGTGGTTTTTTATGTTGTTCTAACTTATTTGTGGTTCTTTAGTTATGTGAATTTCAATAAATGGTCATGGAGAAGCCTCAACCCAAAACGTAGCATCTGAGGTGATCAAACCTAGCAAGTGGCATCATAATACTATTTCTAGATTGGAAGAGCATTTCACTAGGCCTTCATAGTGGGTGGTGTGGTCAACATGAGAGACAAATTTTTCTAAGCCTAACAAGGACTTCAATAGTATCATAGGGGATATTTAGTGTTCATATGagatgttaaatttttttttaggttGATTAATGATATTAGAGTTGCTAACGTAGCAGGTATTCTACCTAGCAATGAGAAGAGAACAATCACTACCATCATATTGTGTCGTGTAGCTAATATTTCTATTGAGAGTACGTACAAGGTGTCATAAAGAAATTCGTGGAATGTTACATGTCAATCAGTGCCATCAATCAAGTCCATCTAGAAAATTATTCAAGCTACAAATAAACCAGTTGAAGTATCTTATTATTATTTGCCAAGACCTTGTGGATGAGTTTGCTAAGGTAATTGAGAAGATAATAGATGGCAACATGGCAAAGATTTTAATTACTTATTGTTCTAATTTGTATTATACTTTTTTCAATACACTCTTGGTTGGCAAGCAAGGtaagacaactctctagaagatGGTAAATAAAGTATATTGCACATGTTGCtttaaaaaaagagaaaatttgCAACATGAGAGCAAAAAGGGTCCGTCACTAGGGCGAGAATCTAGGTAGCCTAGATCTAGATTCAAACTCAGATAAACAATGCTAATTGTTTAGGTGCAAGATATATGATCACCTCAAAAGAACTTGTCCATAGTCCCTAGATAAAAAGGCAGAGGTTCATGATAGTGTACAAACAATCATGGCTTAAGATATTATTGTTTGTCATCTTAACGGTTAATAATAATACTTCCTATAGTACGGTAGTTTGATTTCATTGTGCAATATATAGGAGAGAGTAGTTTGAGATTTGTTATGAGTATGGCTGAGACCTCATGTCTAAAACTCAGAGGTGGAGGTGGAGATCTTGGCCGTTGGCTCAATCAATCTTTGTTTTCCTGAAGAAGCTTATATATTTTGGACAAGCAATCCTTCCCAAAGATGAGGAAGAAATTGATTTCATCGAGCCTATTAGATTAAACAGTTGGGAGGGTGGTTATTGGGAATTGAACACACATGATATGATGATAAGAAGGTTAGAGACATTTGTGTGAAGACTTCTCTAACCCTAGGACATATGAATTGGGTAGCACATCTAGTGAGCTCAGATTGCATAATGTGTCTCATGAAAACACAATCAATTAAAAGAGAAAATCTTCTAGTTTTCTATGTCCGTATAGCTCCTATGGATATCCATGTGGTTGAATAATGCAGCAATCAAAGTGGTTGCACACATGCTTAATTGAGGTTAACTCAAGGATGTAAATCCCAATTTATTCAATGGTGGAGCAAGTTGAGGTTGGTGCTTCGAAGCATCACACTTACAGCAAAATCTTATTGTGGTGGCAATTCATTGGGTTGGCTTGTATTTTAGCCTACACGTGAGTGAATGTGAGCTTGGCACATACATGCAATGTAGCCCAGCATGACCTTATACCATGTGTGGAGGCACACCATGTTGACTATGGCTTAATGTGCAACCGTTATAGTAATcctttcttttacatttttttttgggTTTGGCCACTTCTAGTCTTGTCCTACGATTTTCCATATTGGGTTGTGTACAAATGCAAGAGTGCCTTGGGATATGTGTAATGAGTATTGGAGAACAAAAATTTGTAGAGAGAATTTTtcttgtttctttttgttttcttaaTTAGCATTTTAAGAAAAGTTTGCTTTCTTTTGCGAAATGTGAGCAACAGCTTATGCAGATTTCTctattctttttttcttttcttttcttttcttttcatataATAGAGGCTTGAATTTTCTTTGTAGATGTAAAGTTGAACTACGTTAtatcctttcttttcctttactttgtGATTTGTGTTTATCATTGTATCAGAGCAAGTTGTTTGGTTCTACACTGGGTATGTTGTATATTGTTTCTACCTAGAGAGGAAAAAAATTTCATTATGCTCCTTGTGCATATCACTATATGAGCCTTTGCAGCTGCTTGAAAAATTGGTTCTTTTTTAGATTTTTACTTATAGCCAAAGCATTTTGAATGCATATTTTTCGTGAGAGAAGAATGGACGGACCCTTTTAGAAGTAACTTGAAAAGCACTatctagttttgatgtatgaattttatgcCAGCTTGTGTAGTAGTAACCCATGCATAATCTCCTTCAAGGCTTTGATTCAATTGTATACACTCCAGAAACTTCATTGTATTTGGCATTTTTTGTCTAGAcatttttttacttgtttttcgTGAACAATTATTTATTACTCTTCAATAGGACCTTCGTCCATTAATCTACTCATTGTTTTAATTTTGGATCACCTCTTTCAAGAAAGGTAACCTTTATAAAAGTTGCTATTTTGCTTTCTACCACCTGATTATCTTTGAGATTAAAACAACCAAGACAATAGCACAGATTAAGAAATACAGCAATTGTTACAGAATGCTTGCGCTAACACTCGAACGATGTTTCCTATGTTTTTATTTACTCTATCTGGTTTGTTTGCAGTTAAACTTGCACAGAGTTCTGATGTTGGGATCAAAAACACAAACAATTATTGGTAGGCCAATGGTACCTGAAGCCATGGTGCATGCTGTTGTTGAAGAACATGTAAGCAACCATTTATCTTTTTATTCCTTTTGTTTTCTATTGAGATGCTATCTGCATCTTGCTAGACTGTCCTTGTAGCTAAAGATAATTATACATGCAGGCATCTCTTGTATCTAATATCAGTTCTGTGGAATAAGCATTATATAGTTGTTCCTGAGATTTCGTCAAGAACTCAAAATTATCCTCGGTTGCTCGCttattttgaaatcattattCTTTGTTCACCGAAATAAGACGTGCTAGAAAGCAATTTTGGACCATCTTAGATCTAAAAATGTCTACTCAGTATTTCATTATTCATTTTCTTAAAGATATTTTTTTCTCTATAAATCTATGCATGTGATATCTTTTTCTTCTGCTAACTGATATTGATGTCTTCTCAGGCTTTAGATGCAAAAGTtatcatattcaagaaaaaaCGAAGAAAAAATTACCGTCGAACCAAGGGCCACCGCCAGGTGAGATCTCAAATCAAGTACTAAATGATGTTGCTTTGGTATCAGCTTCTTATAAATGCTCCATTGTCACTTTAGGAACTCACTAAGCTGAGGATCACCGATATACAAGGCATAGACAAATCAGAAATTGCTGCAACTGTTGCTTAAGTTTTTCATATTCAACAATCCAATCGCTGCCATGCACCACTGAACATGAATACATGATGATTGCATTCATGTGAACTTAGTGCTCCACCAGAACAGAAGTCGGGAAACCTCTGCCAAAATCGTGCCCCAGAACTTTCAACGattcaaaaatttaagttttttttttttggcctgTTTGGAAATTGTGGTAGCTAACCTTTGCTGGGATTTGTCTAATTGATCCTTTCTTGGTGATTTCCAAAAACATCTGCCTCAATTTTCTGCCATTTACTATGTTTTCACCATGTTCGCACAAACAATGGTTTGCTGTTGGAACGCATAAATCTAAATCTGGTgctcaataaaaaaaattcatattgtCTTATATATTTGAAATGTCGAATCTCATTATCAAGTAAACTTGTTCACTAcgtcaattaattttttttttcttttgtcagATTTTTTAACACTTGTGCAGAAGCTGCAAATTCTTTTCGGTGTGAAGCTCTTAATCAAGCTGGGTGGAATTGTCTTCCGCTGGCCTAGTTCACTATGAAATCGGACCATGCCGAGTGACACTGGCTGCGATTGGCTGAAATAGGGCCATTATTCACAAAATAATTGATAGATTATTGCATaggaattttagaattttaattaatttaccgCGCATGCTGTTTTTGGAAATTTTCATTTcgcatatataattattataatatcaaaatcacgAGCATATTGCCGTGatacctctcctcgttttacttGGCTTAAAAGTTTCATtcgttttttttatatttttattatatccATTTTAATGTACTGTTATCATTATCGAATTTAGATTTGAGGGTAGGAATATATTAAAGAGGTTTATAAaagtatattaattttaatttgaagcgATTTAAAATTTGCTAGATCTATTAGATAATTTAGTATGACAAGGATACACTTAGTATTGGTGATTTTCATAaagtaaaaaacaaaagaaagaatttaattatGTCCCTTTACTTGTTGGTCGGTATCGTTTGATATTTAAATAAAAGGTTATGATAGAAAAAACATGTccttttataaataatattttaaacacTATAAAATATCATCTGTATAAATAATTCAGCATCTTCGTAATAAAAATTTTTCCTCTCAAGATTACttactatttttaagtattatttgTATATTATTATATCACAATAACAATATACAAGCATTCAattattgagtttaaataaatccTCGATAGAATCGACCAAATTTTTCACCAATAATTTTAAGAAACTATTTATGTCTTCTCAAGTAAATTGCTTTGGACTTTCTTGTTGGGTCATTTCAgagctagaagggggtgaatagcttctcacGCTTCGATGATAATGATTTGGAGCGGAATACTCGAAGcaagctctccaatgctaacaatatagatttacttgatatccacctcaagaagaggtgactaatccaaggatctagccCTCACACACATCCACTATCAAATAAACTCCTTCTCGATAattaccggaggtggagaaacttcgTACAACACCACTCAATAAGAATACAActcacgcaagaagaaaatataACAATACAAAAAGAAAATCACTTTTTGCTTGCTCTCTTATTGATGAAGATGCCTCTGGACTAGTTgaaaagtgcagcaacacttctcTTCCAAGCTCGAAATTCGACGATGAGTAGCGGTGAAGAATGTGTAGGCTATCGTAGTGAAACAATACACACGAAGCCCTTTTATCGCATGCACAACGACTAGTTTTTCAAGCTTAATCGACTAGCCTAATCGATTAAgtcttcctaatcgattagcccaatcgattaggaagctTTCTGTTCATGCGAGAACCTGCCGTAAACGATAAAGCTTCCCTGCTTAATCGCTTGCCAAACTCTCTGTGCATTTGTGAAATCCAAGCTTAATCGATTGTCGTGATCGATTAAGCATTCGTAATCGATTGACCTAATCGATTACGAACCTTTCTGTGCACTTGTGAACTTCGCTTAATCGATTGTCCTAATCAATTAAGCTTCGGTAATCGACCAACCTAGttgattaccaaaccctaacttccaaaccaaagtctagggttcccttccctaatattcggtcaaccttgacttgttgggaCTCCTCATTATCTAACATCTAGTCAAcattgacctgctgggacttcttcaccaagtgtccagtccatcatttgactcacttggactttccatctcatgccaagtgtaaggtcaaccttgacccacttggacttcccaacaccagatgtccgatcaaccttgacccacctggacctccacatgcctaacttcactcaccaggactttccttctgcctagctttattcactaggactttcacctgacttcactcaccaggattttccttctgcctagtttcactcactaggactttcacctggcttcacttaccaggattttccatctgcctagcttcgctcactaggactttcaacacCAAGTGTCCGTCAACACTGACTCACCTAGTTTTTCTCTTCTGTCAACCTTCTCGTTGGACTTACTCTTGTCTAACCTTAAGTTAGGACTTTTcaatcaagtatccaatcaatcttaacctacttgaccAATCTCCACACACATAGACAATTGCAACTGTAAtttccatatattatcaaacaatcttcatatattgtcaaacatcgaaatcgaaacatcaagactcaaacttgagtcaactaaagcttagtcaacctggtcaaccttgacctaggggatattgTACCAATATTTCCTACATATTTTGTCAAGTTGGAAAGGTTCGATGGAGAAAACTTTCGGCGTTGGAAATAGAAATTACATTTCATACTCACTTCTCTAAATGTGGTATATGATTTTACCACACCAAAAccgatagaaaaagaaaataaagttgtggCACAAACATGAGCAAGACAAAAATGGGATCAATACGATTATGTATGCAATAGATATATTTGCAATGCAATGACTGATGTTTTGTTTGATCAATACTACAACAAGGGAACTCCAAAGGAAATAT is from Zingiber officinale cultivar Zhangliang chromosome 7B, Zo_v1.1, whole genome shotgun sequence and encodes:
- the LOC122005390 gene encoding 50S ribosomal protein L21, mitochondrial-like, whose product is MAGRCLGTLARHVRARLISTAALEIPQTSVILRSLDLAINPGSPLNLQHAPVRVRSLSLIRVASPRFFSSRPTNSSDEEEDDAEYEEGDEEYEEEETEHTLGPKSIGQSGKTEEEKVAEAAEIGYNVIGPLDSSENPFKSYEPYFAVVQIGSHQFKVSNGDSIFTERLKYCEVNDKLNLHRVLMLGSKTQTIIGRPMVPEAMVHAVVEEHALDAKVIIFKKKRRKNYRRTKGHRQELTKLRITDIQGIDKSEIAATVA